A single Phragmites australis chromosome 4, lpPhrAust1.1, whole genome shotgun sequence DNA region contains:
- the LOC133916554 gene encoding zinc finger protein 4-like has translation MDGKEMCQEPCDELSEISSQAASNTEASNSSGPVSLNLLLTVAAAATESSTTDNSNGSGGDGGQAAAGAAAREPARVFRCNYCQRKFFSSQALGGHQNAHRRERTLARRALRLEATVPCDYYADVASLPLYGSGLYPIGIQAHASAAHPEQRLDASELRPARGLLGPMPFFVGDEEASFGWPGSFRPTAAAAPAGSAALNSVGSVVVQAGEEPDLTLRL, from the coding sequence ATGGACGGCAAGGAGATGTGCCAAGAACCGTGCGACGAGCTGTCCGAGATCAGCAGCCAGGCGGCGTCCAACACCGAGGCGTCCAACTCCTCCGGCCCCGTCAGCCTCAACCTCTTGCTCACCGTCGCGGCTGCCGCCACCGAGTCGAGCACCACCGACAACAgcaacggcagcggcggagACGGCGGGCAGGCCGCCGCGGGCGCGGCTGCCCGGGAGCCGGCGCGCGTGTTCAGGTGCAACTACTGCCAGAGGAAGTTCTTCAGCTCGCAGGCGCTGGGCGGGCACCAGAACGCGCATCGGCGGGAGCGCACGCTGGCCCGGCGCGCGCTGCGGCTCGAAGCGACCGTCCCCTGCGACTACTACGCCGACGTGGCATCCCTACCGCTGTACGGCTCCGGGCTGTATCCCATCGGCATCCAGGCGCACGCGTCGGCGGCGCACCCGGAGCAGCGGCTCGACGCCTCCGAGCTGAGGCCTGCGCGGGGGCTGCTGGGCCCGATGCCGTTCTTCGTGGGCGACGAGGAAGCGAGCTTCGGCTGGCCCGGCAGCTTCAGaccaaccgccgccgccgctccggcGGGGAGTGCTGCCCTCAACTCGGTCGGCAGCGTCGTCGTCCAGGCCGGCGAGGAGCCCGATCTCACGCTAAGGCTCTGA
- the LOC133916553 gene encoding bZIP transcription factor 16-like isoform X3, with amino-acid sequence MTPPAFFHSSVAPSPQGHPYMWGPQMMPPYGTPPPYAAMYAHGTPYQQAPMPPGSHRYSPYPVQSPNGTVQTPTSGAGGTETDKSSKNKRKTPLKRSKGSLGSLDVVTAKNNKSPAKPSASSSNEGSSQSESGSGSSSEGSSTNSKSGSRAKDGSERGQGNDARNKGTKSSAIEPTQPSSGPLVLNPMMPFWPVPPPMAGPAATLNMGVDYWGAPTSVPMHGKVIAAPTSAPSSNSRDVVLSDLAIQDERELKKQKRKQSNRESARRSRLRKQAEWEEVANRADLLKQENISLKEESKQLQEKCDSLTSENTSLHEKLKELEDEKSNGNWYKD; translated from the exons ATGACCCCACCAGCTTTTTTTCATTCATCTGTGGCTCCGAGTCCTCAGGGTCACCCATACATGTGGGGTCCACAG ATGATGCCTCCTTATGGGACACCACCACCATATGCAGCGATGTATGCACATGGCACACCATATCAGCAGGCACCCATGCCACCG GGTTCACACCGGTACAGTCCTTATCCTGTGCAATCACCAAATGGGACAGTTCAAACTCCT ACTTCTGGTGCTGGCGGTACAGAGACAGATAAATCAAGCAAAAATAAGCGGAAGACTCCCCTGAAGAGATCAAAAGGAAGCTTAGGTAGTCTGGATGTAGTTACAGCGAAAAATAATAAGTCACCTGCAAAACCTTCAGCTTCATCCTCCAATGAAGGTTCTTCACAAAG TGAGAGTGGAAGCGGGAGTTCTTCTGAAGGAAGCAGTACAAATTCAAAAAGT GGTTCAAGGGCAAAGGATGGTTCTGAGCGTGGGCAGGGGAATG ATGCTAGGAATAAAGGTACTAAGAGCTCTGCAATTGAGCCCACACAACCATCTTCTGGGCCACTTGTGCTTAACCCTATGATGCCATTTTGGCCTGTTCCCCCTCCCATGGCTGGCCCAGCAGCTACTCTAAACATGGGTGTGGATTACTGGGGCGCTCCTACGTCTGTACCCATGCATGGTAAAGTTATTGCAGCACCGACATCAGCTCCTTCGTCAAATTCACGTGATGTTGTTCTGAGTGATCTGGCTATACAG GATGAGCGAGAACTGAAGAAACAAAAACGGAAGCAATCGAATAGGGAATCAGCTCGCCGCTCAAGATTACGCAAGCAG GCTGAATGGGAGGAAGTAGCCAACCGTGCAGATTTGCTAAAGCAGGAAAATATTTCACTTAAAGAAGAATCGAAACAACTTCAGGAGAAGTGTGATAGCTTGACCTCGGAAAATACATCTCTACAT GAGAAGCTTAAAGAGCTTGAGGACGAGAAATCAAATGGAAATTGGTACAAAGATTGA
- the LOC133916553 gene encoding bZIP transcription factor 1-A-like isoform X2: MGKGDVVTRSKSQKSSAIQIEQSTPTNPPTAYPDWSQFQAYYNAAGTAPMTPPAFFHSSVAPSPQGHPYMWGPQMMPPYGTPPPYAAMYAHGTPYQQAPMPPGSHRYSPYPVQSPNGTVQTPTSGAGGTETDKSSKNKRKTPLKRSKGSLGSLDVVTAKNNKSPAKPSASSSNEGSSQSESGSGSSSEGSSTNSKSGSRAKDGSERGQGNDARNKATLNMGVDYWGAPTSVPMHGKVIAAPTSAPSSNSRDVVLSDLAIQDERELKKQKRKQSNRESARRSRLRKQAEWEEVANRADLLKQENISLKEESKQLQEKCDSLTSENTSLHEKLKELEDEKSNGNWYKD, from the exons ATGGGAAAAGGAGATGTGGTCACTAGGTCCAAATCTCAAAAATCATCAGCGATACAG ATTGAACAGAGTACACCTACTAATCCCCCCACAGCATATCCTGACTGGTCTCAGTTCCAG GCATACTATAATGCTGCTGGGACGGCTCCAATGACCCCACCAGCTTTTTTTCATTCATCTGTGGCTCCGAGTCCTCAGGGTCACCCATACATGTGGGGTCCACAG ATGATGCCTCCTTATGGGACACCACCACCATATGCAGCGATGTATGCACATGGCACACCATATCAGCAGGCACCCATGCCACCG GGTTCACACCGGTACAGTCCTTATCCTGTGCAATCACCAAATGGGACAGTTCAAACTCCT ACTTCTGGTGCTGGCGGTACAGAGACAGATAAATCAAGCAAAAATAAGCGGAAGACTCCCCTGAAGAGATCAAAAGGAAGCTTAGGTAGTCTGGATGTAGTTACAGCGAAAAATAATAAGTCACCTGCAAAACCTTCAGCTTCATCCTCCAATGAAGGTTCTTCACAAAG TGAGAGTGGAAGCGGGAGTTCTTCTGAAGGAAGCAGTACAAATTCAAAAAGT GGTTCAAGGGCAAAGGATGGTTCTGAGCGTGGGCAGGGGAATG ATGCTAGGAATAAAG CTACTCTAAACATGGGTGTGGATTACTGGGGCGCTCCTACGTCTGTACCCATGCATGGTAAAGTTATTGCAGCACCGACATCAGCTCCTTCGTCAAATTCACGTGATGTTGTTCTGAGTGATCTGGCTATACAG GATGAGCGAGAACTGAAGAAACAAAAACGGAAGCAATCGAATAGGGAATCAGCTCGCCGCTCAAGATTACGCAAGCAG GCTGAATGGGAGGAAGTAGCCAACCGTGCAGATTTGCTAAAGCAGGAAAATATTTCACTTAAAGAAGAATCGAAACAACTTCAGGAGAAGTGTGATAGCTTGACCTCGGAAAATACATCTCTACAT GAGAAGCTTAAAGAGCTTGAGGACGAGAAATCAAATGGAAATTGGTACAAAGATTGA
- the LOC133916555 gene encoding protein TITANIA-like has protein sequence MFGDSDGSKDPKATAPASNPPEPPFPNRELTLSSYLCDKPPLANAAAAVGPSSPPNPAAGPAVDAAANAKLCVERDFLNLSAPKRGDPPGDDSSVVGGKKPRLDSLQLSLSLPSDAPAPPSSQPPLQLASLLPSAAPPADGDLRAAAAPPPKRTYSATTGRTRSINSDDMSYSYSVFSHNPSCSLTHNSTDIYAAGEGTNGSVHSRFNFRPMGDGSVAFATAPLKEGTSSFFPTELPARMVPEAAVPSAGGSFDGSRGGPHSSRPDRILREIVSDSVAAMAQVLQDFPSETLEVLREAVRSMIDAPEKRDELASLQRKLERRSDLTAESLGRANKTQLEILVAIKTGMAVFVTGKGRVSSSELVEMFLMTRCRNLNCKSVLPVDDCECKICSTKKGFCSSCMCPVCQKFDCAANTCSWVGCDVCSHWCHAACALERNLIRPGPTLKGAMGITEMQFQCLGCNHASEMFGFVKEVFNCCAENWTAETLMKELDFVRKIFAASEDFEGKGLHAKAAEVLGMLAKKSISPSDATKSMLQFFKYGVTDYSVTGSKSKGILAAQTSQSTDMLHLQSPTITPPKSSFNFKPSTSILDAQLDALKASPKPLSIEPHFISASKDDDSSSLETIVKCKEAEAKLFQKLADDARKEVDNYRQIVHTKTQKLEEEYATKLAKLCFQETEEKRRKKMEELKMLENSHYDYHKMKLRMQTEIQGLLERMEATKKMWV, from the exons ATGTTCGGGGACTCCGACGGATCCAAGGACCCCAAAGCCACGGCGCCGGCGTCCAACCCCCCCGAGCCGCCCTTCCCCAACCGCGAGCTCACGCTCAGCAGCTACCTCTGCGACAAGCCGCCGCTCGCCAACGCCGCCGCGGCAGTGGGCCCCTCTTCGCCGCCCAACCCCGCGGCTGGTCCGGCCGTGGACGCCGCCGCCAACGCCAAGCTCTGCGTCGAGCGCGACTTCCTCAACCTCTCCGCCCCCAAGCGCGGGGATCCACCGGGCGACGACTCGTCCGTGGTTGGGGGTAAAAAGCCCCGCCTCGACTCCCTCCAGCTCtcgctctccctcccctccgacgcgcccgcgccgccgtccTCCCAGCCGCCGTTGCAGCTCGCGTCCCTCCTCCCGTCTGCCGCCCCTCCGGCCGACGGCGATCTGCGGGCCGCGGCCGCGCCGCCCCCCAAGCGGACCTACAGCGCGACCACGGGGCGCACCCGGAGCATCAACTCCGACGACATGTCCTACTCCTACTCGGTGTTCTCGCACAACCCGAGCTGCTCCCTCACGCACAACTCCACCGACATCTACGCCGCCGGGGAGGGCACCAACGGCTCCGTCCACAGCCGATTCAACTTTCGCCCCATGGGGGACGGCAGCGTCGCCTTCGCCACGGCGCCGCTGAAGGAGGGCACGTCGTCCTTCTTCCCTACGGAGCTCCCCGCGAGGATGGTACCGGAGGCAGCAGTGCCCAGCGCCGGTGGCAGCTTCGACGGCAGCCGCGGCGGGCCGCACTCGTCGCGGCCAGATAGGATCCTGCGTGAGATCGTGTCGGACTCCGTGGCTGCCATGGCGCAGGTGCTGCAGGATTTCCCGAGCGAAACGCTGGAGGTGCTGCGGGAGGCGGTGCGGAGCATGATCGATGCTCCGGAGAAGAGGGATGAGCTGGCCAGCCTGCAGCGGAAGCTGGAGCGTCGATCGGACCTGACCGCCGAGTCACTGGGGCGGGCGAACAAGACGCAGCTGGAGATCCTGGTGGCTATCAAGACTGGTATGGCCGTGTTTGTCACTGGTAAGGGCCGAGTATCAAGCAGCGAGCTTGTGGAGATGTTCCTAATGACACGGTGCCGCAACCTGAACTGCAAGAGCGTGCTCCCTGTGGACGACTGTGAGTGCAAGATATGCTCCACCAAGAAAGGGTTCTGCAGCTCGTGTATGTGCCCGGTGTGCCAGAAGTTTGATTGTGCTGCAAATACCTGCAGCTGGGTTGGGTGTGATGTCTGCTCCCACTGGTGCCATGCTGCATGCGCGCTGGAGAGGAACTTGATCAGGCCAGGGCCAACACTGAAAGGGGCGATGGGCATAACTGAGATGCAGTTCCAGTGCCTCGGTTGCAATCATGCTTCTGAGATGTTTGGATTTGTTAAGGAGGTGTTCAATTGCTGCGCGGAGAACTGGACTGCCGAGACTCTGATGAAAGAGCTGGACTTTGTTAGGAAGATCTTTGCTGCTAGTGAAGATTTTGAGGGGAAGGGGCTTCATGCCAAGGCTGCAGAGGTCCTTGGCATGCTTGCAAAGAAAAGCATTTCCCCATCGGATGCGACAAAGAGCATGCTACAATTCTTCAAAT ATGGAGTTACGGACTACTCTGTTACCGGTAGCAAGTCAAAAGGTATATTGGCAGCTCAGACAAGTCAATCTACCGACATGCTTCATCTTCAATCTCCAACCATCACTCCACCAAAATCCTCCTTCAACTTCAAGCCCAGCACTTCCATTCTTGATGCACAGCTCGATGCCCTTAAGGCCAGCCCAAAACCACTCTCTATTGAACCCCATTTCATCTCTGCCTCAAAGGATGATGACTCTTCTAGCCTCGAGACTATTGTGAAGTGCAAGGAAGCTGAGGCAAAACTCTTCCAGAAACTGGCTGATGATGCCAGGAAGGAAGTAGACAACTATCGCCAAATCGTCCACACGAAGACTCAGAAGCTGGAGGAGGAGTATGCCACGAAGCTGGCAAAACTATGCTTCCAAGAAActgaggagaagaggaggaagaagatggaggagctCAAGATGCTCGAGAATTCACACTATGACTACCACAAGATGAAGCTGCGGATGCAGACCGAAATCCAGGGCTTGCTTGAGCGAATGGAAGCCACTAAGAAGATGTGGGTATAA
- the LOC133916553 gene encoding bZIP transcription factor 16-like isoform X1, translated as MGKGDVVTRSKSQKSSAIQIEQSTPTNPPTAYPDWSQFQAYYNAAGTAPMTPPAFFHSSVAPSPQGHPYMWGPQMMPPYGTPPPYAAMYAHGTPYQQAPMPPGSHRYSPYPVQSPNGTVQTPTSGAGGTETDKSSKNKRKTPLKRSKGSLGSLDVVTAKNNKSPAKPSASSSNEGSSQSESGSGSSSEGSSTNSKSGSRAKDGSERGQGNDARNKGTKSSAIEPTQPSSGPLVLNPMMPFWPVPPPMAGPAATLNMGVDYWGAPTSVPMHGKVIAAPTSAPSSNSRDVVLSDLAIQDERELKKQKRKQSNRESARRSRLRKQAEWEEVANRADLLKQENISLKEESKQLQEKCDSLTSENTSLHEKLKELEDEKSNGNWYKD; from the exons ATGGGAAAAGGAGATGTGGTCACTAGGTCCAAATCTCAAAAATCATCAGCGATACAG ATTGAACAGAGTACACCTACTAATCCCCCCACAGCATATCCTGACTGGTCTCAGTTCCAG GCATACTATAATGCTGCTGGGACGGCTCCAATGACCCCACCAGCTTTTTTTCATTCATCTGTGGCTCCGAGTCCTCAGGGTCACCCATACATGTGGGGTCCACAG ATGATGCCTCCTTATGGGACACCACCACCATATGCAGCGATGTATGCACATGGCACACCATATCAGCAGGCACCCATGCCACCG GGTTCACACCGGTACAGTCCTTATCCTGTGCAATCACCAAATGGGACAGTTCAAACTCCT ACTTCTGGTGCTGGCGGTACAGAGACAGATAAATCAAGCAAAAATAAGCGGAAGACTCCCCTGAAGAGATCAAAAGGAAGCTTAGGTAGTCTGGATGTAGTTACAGCGAAAAATAATAAGTCACCTGCAAAACCTTCAGCTTCATCCTCCAATGAAGGTTCTTCACAAAG TGAGAGTGGAAGCGGGAGTTCTTCTGAAGGAAGCAGTACAAATTCAAAAAGT GGTTCAAGGGCAAAGGATGGTTCTGAGCGTGGGCAGGGGAATG ATGCTAGGAATAAAGGTACTAAGAGCTCTGCAATTGAGCCCACACAACCATCTTCTGGGCCACTTGTGCTTAACCCTATGATGCCATTTTGGCCTGTTCCCCCTCCCATGGCTGGCCCAGCAGCTACTCTAAACATGGGTGTGGATTACTGGGGCGCTCCTACGTCTGTACCCATGCATGGTAAAGTTATTGCAGCACCGACATCAGCTCCTTCGTCAAATTCACGTGATGTTGTTCTGAGTGATCTGGCTATACAG GATGAGCGAGAACTGAAGAAACAAAAACGGAAGCAATCGAATAGGGAATCAGCTCGCCGCTCAAGATTACGCAAGCAG GCTGAATGGGAGGAAGTAGCCAACCGTGCAGATTTGCTAAAGCAGGAAAATATTTCACTTAAAGAAGAATCGAAACAACTTCAGGAGAAGTGTGATAGCTTGACCTCGGAAAATACATCTCTACAT GAGAAGCTTAAAGAGCTTGAGGACGAGAAATCAAATGGAAATTGGTACAAAGATTGA